The nucleotide window CGGGGAACAAGCTCTCAAAGCCCTTCGGTTGGCAAGTTCGATCGAGCAGATGGCGCTCGACGGTCAAGTATGGAACCAGCGAGAGTTGGAGCGTATGAATCAGCCGACGTTAAAGGTGTAATACGATGGGAAATTTCAGATTTCAGATTTAAAATTGTCAATTCCAAATAAATTTGAAATCTGCAATCTAAAATCTAAAATCTCTCGGCTAATAGCTTCACTAACCAAATGATTGCCTTGAGGACTGAGGTGAATATGGTCTCTGTATAAGGTTTCTGGCTGCTGGGCCCTGTTGAATATCGGCAGAAAATCCAAATATAGAATTTGCTGGCTTTGGGTAAAGTCAGTAAGTCTTTGGCGTTCCTTAAGTTCGTAATCACGCGGCCCAGAATTGCCAATTTCCCGCAATAACGGCGTCATAGCTAGTAAGAAATGGCAATTGCTCTGATGAGCTAGCAGCCCAATTTGCTCGATCGCCGCCAAATTGCGATCGACGCGATCGCTCTCTTCCCCATTCACCGCCGCCAACTTGGGTGCTGGTAATAGGTAGCGGTTGAAAACTTCCGCCAAAGCTAGGGGAGGTTTGCGATTGGGGTAATTGCGATCGCGTCCCACCGGCAGCGACGTAGGTGCTGTAGCAAACAAGTCATCGGTATTGATCAGCAACACCAGAACTTGCGCGTCGAAAGTACCAAACCGCTCTACGTAAGCTAACTCATTCCTTGGCCCCCAGGAATTTGCCGAGGCATTGAGAACTTCAACTTCCTTAAATCCAATATCGCTAGCAGCTGATTCCAGCTGACCAGCGATCGTGGCTGAAATAATGTTGGCCCGATCGGTCCACCAGCCTCCATTGGCGATCGAATCGCCTAACAGCAAAACCCGCAACGTAGAATGCGATCTTTCCTTGCTCACAGCATGACTACGCATAGAATACTGATTAATTTCGATCCGATTCCCAAAGCGCCGAGTTCGCTGGTTAGGTGCCAGCAAATAACCAATCTGTTCATCAGCAATATAAATGAGGGGATTGCCGAAACCAAACACCAAACGCAGCCCTAATTCCAACAGCAGCAACAACCCCACAATAATTGCCAAGATCGCTAGCCCGATTTTCATGGCTATTTTCCTTATCTAAACTGTCTTTAACTGAGAGCTTGCACCAAGCTTCTGTAGGGTGCGTTAACGCAGTGTAACGCACCGAAAACCGTCCGGCGATGGTGGGTTACAGCTCAAGCTGTAACCCACCCTACGGCTGTCTTTAACAGTCTAGATATGAATTTTACTTAACAAAACTTTTTTTCTCTTTGCCTTCCGAGTGATGGACGAGCGTACCTTTGAAGGCTAACCTAGACCTGGAAACATTGTTTTCCAAATCGTTACAGCGCTAAGTACAGAGAGAATTTTAGATCGCAATGACAGACCTAAACCGTGGAATCATGAAATTTGAGGGAGCCGATAGCCCAAAGGCGATCGCCATTTCGGCAGTGTTGGTACTCGGTGGTATTGCCGTTCTACTCCTGTGGGCGTTGAATTCTGCCTACGCCATCAACTAAAAGATTAAACCTCACCCCCCTGCCCCCCTCTCCGAGATCGGAGAGGGGGGAGAAGAAAGACTTCCCAGGGAGGGGAGAGTCTTTGTATTTCTCCCCTCCCCGTGGACGGGGAGGGGCAAGGGGGTGGGGTCATCAACTAAAAGATTAAACCTCACCCCCCTGCCCCCCTCTCCGATCTCGGAGAGGGGGGAGAAGAAAGACTCCCCACCCTGGGGAGTCGGTGAGTCTTTGTATTTCTCCCCTCCCCGTGGACGGGGAGGGGCAGGGGGTGGGGTTAAATTTCTGCCCAATCCCCAATCCCCAGTTTCTGCTTTTGGTGTGACTTAACACAATCAAATAGCTGTTGTTCATATACCCTGGAAGGAATTGACAATGGTCAGTAGTAAAGAAAAATTGACAACTGACAACTTCTAGGTGGCAATCTTTTCGCCTGACCCAATACCCAAATCAGAACAACAGCAGCATGGTAAACCTGACCCCTAATTCCTCTTTTAGCGTAACGCTCCGCTTGGAACTGCCCAACCGCGCAGGGATGTTGGCAAGCGTAACTCAGGCGATCGCATCCGTCGGCGGCAATCTCGGTCAAATAGACTTAATTGAGCAAACGCGCCAGATCTCGATTCGAGAACTCACCGTCGATGCCTCTAGCAGCGAACACGAAGAGAAAATTGTCCAAGCGGTTAAGACACTCCCCGATGTCACCGTTATGGAGGTCTACGATCGCACCTTTAATCTGCATCGCAGCGGCAAAATTACTGTCAACAGCAAAATACCAATTAAAAGTCAAGCAGACTTGTCGATGGCCTACACACCAGGTGTAGGCCGGATCTGCACCGCGATCGCCGAAGACCCAGCACAGGTATACACCCTCACCATCAAACAAAACACCGTCGCCATTATTACCGATGGCAGTGCCGTACTGGGATTGGGCAATTTAGGCCCCTATGGCGCTTTGCCAGTCATGGAAGGCAAGGCGATGTTATTCAAAGAATTTGCCGGTATTGACGCCTTTCCGATCTGTTTGGCAACTCAAGATACCGACGAGATTATCCGCACGGTCAAAAACATCGCCCCCGTCTTCGGCGGCATCAACTTAGAAGACATCGCCGCACCCCGCTGTTTTGAAATTGAAGACAGACTGCGAAAGGAATTAGATATCCCTGTATTTCATGATGACCAACACGGCACCGCCATCGTTACCCTAGCTGCTTTGATCAACGCCCTCAAGCTGTTGAAGAAATCTCTTTCAGAAGTCCGCATCGTCATTAACGGTGCTGGTGCTGCTGGGGTGGCGGTGGCGCGTTTGTTGCGAAAAGCTGGTGCCCAAACTATCTGGATCTGCGACACCAAGGGCATTATCTCCCTGAGTCGTACCGATCTAACCGAGCAAAAGCTAGAATTTGCCGTAAAAGCGCAAGGTTCTCTGGCCGGGGCCTTACAAGGTGCTGACGTTTTCATCGGTTTGAGCGCACCAGGGGTTCTGACACCCGAAATGGTGCGATCGATGGCCAAAGACCCGATCGTTTTCGCAATGGCAAATCCCATTCCAGAAATTCAACCAGAGTTGCTGGGGCCGGATGTAGCCGTTATAGCAACAGGTCGCAGCGATTATCCCAATCAGATCAATAACGTTTTAGCCTTCCCCGGAGTCTTTCGCGGGGCCATAGATTGCCGTGCGTCGGCAATTACCACAACTATGTATTTGGAAGCTGCTTATGCGATCGCTTCCCTGATCAATCCCTCAGACCTCGATCGGGAATACATCATTCCCTCCGTGTTTGACAAACGAGTTGCTCTAGCCGTCGCCGCAGCCGTTCAACAAGCCGCGCGTCAAGAAGGTATCGCCCGCAGTTAGGAAAAAGTTAAAACTTAAAAGGCAAAAGAAAGATTTTAGATTTTTACTTTTGCCTTTTACCTTTATTTATAGCAAAGTGCAACGGAAGCCGCTTGCTTGCGGGGAATAGCTCTATAGTGTCCTAACCTATGTGACTATGGCTATACTGAAAATAATCTTACGACTTAACTATGTCATCTTTACCAAAAATAACCAAAAAAAAATCTACAACCCGTCGCAATCTTTGGTTTGAAAGATTGATGGCACTCCTCGCATCGGCAAATTTGGGTTTAGTTTTGTTTGATTTAAGCTATACACCCTGGCGCAACTTCTGGCTACAAGGTAATATACATTTGCTTAAGTTTACTGTCAAAATACCTCTTCCTCCCATTACTAAATGGTATGACCCAATTAAGGGTATAGAACCCAATCGAGAAACGCAAAAATATCTAGATACTGTAAATACACTTGAAGAGCAAATAGCGCAGACAGGATTGCAGTCGCCGCAAGTTGAAAACTTACTGGCACAACTGCGTCGCCTCAGCAGCGAAACGATCGATACCGATCCATTTCGGGTCGCCAATAAGAGCGGTACGCTGGAGAAAATTAAGAATCGAATGCGCGATCGCATTGGCCTAGATTCGGCTCGTCAATCTTTCAACACCTTTTGGACTCAAGACCATTTATCAAAATATGGATGGCAGAAAGAACAGAATTTTTTCAACACCAAAATCCGCCCTTTAATAGAAACAAACTATTATCGCCCCATCGGGGAAAATGGCGAATTTGTTGACTACTTCTGGATAATCGATATGCCATTTGTCATCCTTTTCGGCCTTGAATTTTTAGGACGTACCTGGTTTATCAGTCGC belongs to Argonema galeatum A003/A1 and includes:
- a CDS encoding malic enzyme-like NAD(P)-binding protein produces the protein MVNLTPNSSFSVTLRLELPNRAGMLASVTQAIASVGGNLGQIDLIEQTRQISIRELTVDASSSEHEEKIVQAVKTLPDVTVMEVYDRTFNLHRSGKITVNSKIPIKSQADLSMAYTPGVGRICTAIAEDPAQVYTLTIKQNTVAIITDGSAVLGLGNLGPYGALPVMEGKAMLFKEFAGIDAFPICLATQDTDEIIRTVKNIAPVFGGINLEDIAAPRCFEIEDRLRKELDIPVFHDDQHGTAIVTLAALINALKLLKKSLSEVRIVINGAGAAGVAVARLLRKAGAQTIWICDTKGIISLSRTDLTEQKLEFAVKAQGSLAGALQGADVFIGLSAPGVLTPEMVRSMAKDPIVFAMANPIPEIQPELLGPDVAVIATGRSDYPNQINNVLAFPGVFRGAIDCRASAITTTMYLEAAYAIASLINPSDLDREYIIPSVFDKRVALAVAAAVQQAARQEGIARS
- a CDS encoding SGNH/GDSL hydrolase family protein, producing MKIGLAILAIIVGLLLLLELGLRLVFGFGNPLIYIADEQIGYLLAPNQRTRRFGNRIEINQYSMRSHAVSKERSHSTLRVLLLGDSIANGGWWTDRANIISATIAGQLESAASDIGFKEVEVLNASANSWGPRNELAYVERFGTFDAQVLVLLINTDDLFATAPTSLPVGRDRNYPNRKPPLALAEVFNRYLLPAPKLAAVNGEESDRVDRNLAAIEQIGLLAHQSNCHFLLAMTPLLREIGNSGPRDYELKERQRLTDFTQSQQILYLDFLPIFNRAQQPETLYRDHIHLSPQGNHLVSEAISREILDFRLQISNLFGIDNFKSEI